One genomic window of Candidatus Binatia bacterium includes the following:
- a CDS encoding class II fumarate hydratase produces MADFRIERDSMGEMRVPAKAYYGAQTARALENFPLNGPRFSRRFIKALGVVKAAAARVNMQLGLLDEARGQAIERAALEVAGGSLDAEFPLDIFQTGSGTSTNMNANEVIAARAIELLGGSRGDRNLVHPNDHVNMAQSTNDVFPSAMHVAAMDALETHTLPALRKLADGFAAKAAEFADVVKSGRTHLQDAVPITLGQEFSGYAGVMRHGVVRLENTRRHLSELPIGGTAVGTGINAHPEFGTRVVTELRVLTGHLFRRAENVFEAMQNRDAAVEVSSAVKIVAVGLMKVGNDLRLLTSGPRTGLNEIELPATQPGSSIMPGKVNPVIPEAVNMVAAQLIGNDGAIVVAALNGNLDLNVMMPVIAHNLLEELELLGSAARVFEEKCVRGITANVAQCRAYGERTASLVTAIAPVVGYDVAARVFKQSVAGDRPIREVMIEENLIPKERLDEILDLKKLTEGGRA; encoded by the coding sequence ATGGCCGACTTCCGCATAGAGCGAGACTCGATGGGCGAGATGCGTGTGCCCGCAAAGGCCTATTACGGCGCGCAAACGGCACGTGCGCTGGAGAACTTCCCGTTGAACGGGCCGCGTTTTTCCCGCCGATTCATCAAGGCCCTGGGTGTTGTCAAAGCCGCCGCCGCGCGGGTCAATATGCAACTCGGTCTTCTCGACGAAGCCCGCGGCCAGGCCATCGAGCGGGCGGCCCTCGAAGTGGCGGGCGGGAGCCTGGACGCGGAGTTTCCCCTGGACATCTTTCAGACCGGCTCGGGCACCTCGACGAACATGAACGCCAACGAGGTCATCGCCGCGCGCGCCATCGAGCTGCTCGGCGGCAGCCGCGGCGACAGGAACCTCGTGCACCCGAACGATCACGTCAATATGGCGCAGAGCACCAACGACGTCTTCCCGAGCGCGATGCACGTCGCCGCCATGGATGCCCTCGAGACCCACACCCTTCCGGCGTTGCGTAAACTGGCCGACGGCTTCGCGGCGAAGGCGGCCGAGTTCGCCGACGTCGTCAAGTCCGGACGCACGCACTTGCAGGATGCCGTGCCGATCACGCTCGGGCAGGAGTTCTCCGGATACGCCGGGGTCATGCGCCACGGCGTGGTGCGGCTCGAGAACACCCGGCGCCACCTGTCCGAGTTGCCCATCGGCGGCACCGCGGTGGGCACCGGTATCAACGCCCATCCGGAGTTCGGCACGCGGGTGGTGACCGAGCTGCGCGTTCTCACCGGGCACCTGTTCCGCCGGGCCGAGAACGTCTTCGAGGCCATGCAAAACCGCGATGCGGCGGTCGAGGTGTCGAGCGCGGTCAAGATCGTCGCCGTCGGCTTGATGAAGGTCGGCAACGACCTGCGCCTGCTAACTTCGGGTCCGCGCACCGGACTCAACGAGATCGAGTTGCCGGCGACCCAGCCCGGGTCGAGCATTATGCCCGGGAAGGTGAACCCGGTCATTCCGGAGGCCGTGAACATGGTGGCGGCGCAGCTCATCGGCAACGACGGCGCCATCGTCGTCGCGGCGCTGAACGGCAATCTCGACCTCAACGTGATGATGCCGGTGATCGCCCACAACTTGCTCGAAGAGCTCGAGCTGCTCGGCAGTGCCGCCCGGGTGTTCGAGGAGAAGTGCGTGCGCGGCATAACGGCCAACGTCGCGCAGTGCCGAGCTTACGGCGAGCGAACTGCGTCGCTGGTGACCGCCATCGCGCCGGTGGTCGGTTACGACGTCGCGGCGAGGGTCTTCAAGCAGTCAGTCGCCGGGGACAGGCCGATCCGCGAGGTGATGATCGAGGAGAACTTGATTCCGAAGGAACGGTTGGACGAGATTCTCGATCTCAAGAAGCTCACCGAGGGCGGTCGCGCCTGA
- the surE gene encoding 5'/3'-nucleotidase SurE, with the protein MSILLSNDDGIAADGLRALREVLADLDEVWVVAPDRDQSAVSHALTLSRPLRIESAGVRAFAVDGTPTDCVNLAVKGILPERPRLLVSGINRGANLGDDITYSGTVSAAMEGTLLGIPSVAVSLVTDNGMDFSAAAAFARQLAISVLRDGLPRDTLLNVNVPDLPAASIEGFALARQGKRRYGDAIVEKVDPRGKKYYWIGGGEIGFVDAEGTDFSAIQRGLIAVTPLHLDLTNYASLSMLGQLRVVWPPDRDRSAG; encoded by the coding sequence GTGTCCATCCTGCTGAGTAACGACGACGGCATTGCGGCGGATGGATTGCGCGCTCTCCGCGAGGTGCTGGCCGACCTCGACGAGGTGTGGGTGGTGGCTCCCGATCGCGACCAGAGTGCAGTCAGCCATGCCCTGACGTTGTCGCGGCCGTTGCGTATCGAGTCGGCCGGTGTGCGTGCCTTCGCGGTCGACGGTACGCCGACCGACTGCGTGAACCTGGCCGTCAAGGGCATCCTGCCCGAGCGGCCGCGCCTGCTCGTCTCCGGGATCAATCGCGGCGCCAATCTGGGCGACGACATCACCTACTCGGGAACCGTCTCCGCGGCCATGGAAGGGACCCTCCTCGGTATTCCGTCGGTTGCGGTATCGCTGGTGACCGACAACGGCATGGACTTCTCGGCGGCGGCCGCGTTTGCGCGACAACTTGCGATCTCCGTGCTTCGCGACGGGTTGCCGCGGGACACGCTGCTGAACGTCAACGTGCCGGACCTCCCGGCGGCCAGCATCGAGGGGTTCGCGCTTGCGCGACAGGGGAAGCGCCGATACGGCGACGCCATCGTCGAGAAGGTCGATCCGCGCGGCAAGAAGTACTACTGGATCGGCGGCGGAGAGATTGGCTTCGTCGATGCGGAGGGCACCGACTTCAGCGCCATCCAGCGTGGCCTGATTGCGGTCACCCCGCTCCATCTCGATTTGACCAATTACGCGTCGTTGAGCATGCTCGGGCAACTGCGGGTTGTCTGGCCGCCCGATCGGGACCGGTCGGCGGGCTGA
- the rplT gene encoding 50S ribosomal protein L20, with amino-acid sequence MPRVKRGTKARRRHKKILKLAKGNVGGRRKLYRQARETVEKGLTYAYRDRKVRKREFRGLWIVRINAAAREHGLSYSQFMHGLKQGGVGVDRKVLADLAARDPAGFQEFAQIARAHLAA; translated from the coding sequence ATGCCACGAGTGAAGCGCGGGACCAAAGCCCGCCGCCGGCACAAGAAAATCCTCAAGCTCGCCAAGGGTAACGTCGGCGGCCGGCGCAAACTGTACCGCCAGGCGCGCGAGACCGTCGAAAAGGGCCTGACTTACGCCTATCGCGATCGCAAGGTCCGCAAGCGCGAGTTTCGGGGGCTGTGGATCGTGCGTATCAACGCTGCCGCGCGCGAGCACGGCCTCAGCTACAGTCAGTTCATGCACGGGTTGAAGCAGGGGGGCGTGGGGGTGGATCGTAAGGTGTTGGCCGATCTGGCGGCCCGCGATCCCGCCGGCTTTCAGGAATTCGCGCAGATTGCCAGGGCGCATCTGGCCGCCTGA
- a CDS encoding adenine phosphoribosyltransferase, with protein sequence MIDIKSYIRDIPDFPKPGIIFKDITPLLADGAAFRTVVDRIAARHRTGIDKVVGIESRGFLIGAAVAYALGCGLAVVRKPGKLPSTTYTAEYELEYGNDSLEIHRDAFGHPCRVLIVDDLLATGGTASAAIALVERLGGEVVECAFLVELAVLKGRERLQPHRVFALAEYGG encoded by the coding sequence ATGATCGACATCAAGTCTTACATCCGTGACATCCCCGACTTTCCGAAGCCGGGCATCATCTTCAAGGACATTACTCCGCTGCTTGCCGATGGGGCGGCGTTCAGGACGGTTGTGGACCGGATCGCGGCCAGACATCGGACCGGCATCGACAAGGTCGTCGGCATCGAGTCGCGCGGCTTCCTGATCGGTGCGGCGGTCGCCTACGCACTGGGTTGCGGGCTTGCCGTCGTGCGCAAGCCCGGGAAGCTGCCGTCCACCACGTACACGGCGGAATACGAACTCGAGTACGGCAACGACAGCCTCGAGATCCACCGCGATGCATTCGGCCACCCGTGCCGCGTGCTGATCGTCGACGATCTGCTGGCGACGGGCGGTACGGCAAGCGCGGCGATCGCGCTGGTGGAACGTCTCGGCGGCGAAGTGGTCGAGTGCGCTTTTCTCGTTGAGCTGGCCGTGCTGAAGGGCCGCGAACGTTTGCAGCCGCACCGGGTATTTGCCCTCGCCGAATACGGCGGCTAG
- the pheS gene encoding phenylalanine--tRNA ligase subunit alpha, whose protein sequence is MKEQLAEIHRDAIAALEASGSEAEVDAVRVRFLGRKGQLTELVRGLRDVPPAERPTVGAYLNDIKDDLEARVAAAQLRLRDAARVARVAAERTDVTLPARRRAAGRLHPISRTMEEIVDIFVGLGFSVAEGPDVEDDYHNFSALNIPRDHPARDMHDTFFVAEEQVLRTHTSPVQVRVMETQTPPLRVIAPGACYRHDYDVTHSPMFHQVEGFMVDRRIAFGDLKGVLTLALRRLFGADTKLRFRASFFPFTEPSAEVDIGCLFCGSRDETCRVCKGTGWIEVLGAGLIDPNVFAAVGYDPEVYSGFAFGLGVERIAMLRYQINDIRLFYANDVRFLGQF, encoded by the coding sequence ATGAAGGAGCAGTTGGCAGAGATCCACCGCGACGCGATCGCGGCGCTGGAGGCGTCGGGCAGCGAAGCGGAGGTGGACGCCGTGCGCGTGCGTTTTCTGGGGCGCAAGGGCCAGCTCACCGAGCTTGTCCGTGGCCTGCGCGACGTGCCGCCGGCCGAGCGCCCCACCGTCGGCGCTTATCTAAACGACATCAAGGACGACCTCGAGGCTCGCGTGGCAGCCGCGCAACTGCGACTCCGGGATGCGGCCCGGGTCGCCCGGGTGGCTGCGGAGCGCACCGACGTCACGCTGCCGGCCAGACGGCGGGCCGCCGGCCGGCTCCATCCCATCTCGCGTACGATGGAGGAAATCGTCGACATTTTCGTCGGGCTGGGTTTCTCCGTCGCCGAGGGGCCGGACGTCGAGGACGACTACCACAACTTCAGTGCGCTCAACATTCCGCGCGATCACCCCGCGCGCGACATGCACGATACGTTCTTCGTCGCCGAGGAGCAGGTGCTGCGCACGCACACTTCGCCGGTGCAGGTGCGGGTCATGGAAACCCAGACGCCGCCCCTGCGGGTGATTGCGCCCGGTGCGTGCTACCGCCACGACTACGACGTTACCCATTCGCCGATGTTCCATCAGGTCGAGGGCTTCATGGTCGATCGGCGCATCGCTTTCGGCGACCTCAAAGGCGTGCTTACGCTGGCGCTGCGGCGTTTGTTCGGCGCCGACACGAAACTGCGATTCCGCGCCAGCTTCTTCCCGTTTACCGAGCCCAGTGCCGAGGTCGACATCGGTTGCCTCTTCTGCGGTAGCCGGGACGAAACCTGCAGGGTCTGCAAGGGCACCGGGTGGATCGAGGTGCTCGGTGCCGGGTTGATCGATCCGAACGTGTTTGCCGCGGTGGGCTACGACCCCGAGGTGTACAGCGGCTTTGCCTTTGGCCTCGGTGTGGAGCGGATCGCCATGCTGCGTTACCAGATCAACGACATCCGGCTCTTCTACGCCAACGACGTCCGCTTCCTGGGGCAGTTCTGA
- a CDS encoding MerR family transcriptional regulator, producing MGAPAPQLPDKLYFKIGEAASIVGVKPHVLRYWESEFSIVRPNKSRSKHRLYRRKDVETLLQIKQLLHDQRFTIEGARKRLREGSRTGAARREPPGDAESCEVRLRHALQSVRRELQALVKLLR from the coding sequence GTGGGTGCCCCAGCTCCCCAGCTTCCGGACAAACTCTACTTCAAGATCGGCGAAGCAGCGTCGATCGTCGGCGTCAAGCCTCACGTGTTGCGCTACTGGGAAAGCGAGTTCAGCATCGTGCGGCCGAACAAGAGCCGCTCGAAGCACCGGTTGTACCGCCGCAAGGACGTCGAAACGCTGCTGCAGATCAAGCAGCTGCTGCACGATCAACGGTTCACCATCGAGGGGGCGCGCAAACGCCTGCGGGAGGGGTCGCGAACCGGGGCGGCACGGCGGGAACCGCCGGGCGACGCCGAATCCTGCGAGGTCCGGTTACGGCATGCGCTGCAGTCGGTAAGGCGAGAGCTGCAAGCGCTGGTCAAACTGCTGCGATAG
- the pheT gene encoding phenylalanine--tRNA ligase subunit beta produces the protein MRVTCNWLAEFVAMEWPLDRLTDRLTTAGFEVEAVEAWGRDLPDVVCVEVVRVEPHPRAEGLSVCAVRADDATLHTVVCGAPNVRVGMRVPWARPGAMLPDGRPVAALEVHGFASAGMLCSEAELGLGGDARGLLVLPDDARPGRSVTAALGIEDTVLDIAITPNRGDCLSIVGLAREIAALTGQRPVRPRVRVSESDPGAVTLATIQIADADLCGRYVGRVVADVGIGPAPLRMQARLRAVGVRPINNVVDVTNYVMIERGQPLHAFDYDRLPRPEIVVRRAGQAGTFTTLDGHARALLPNDLLITSGGETVAIAGIMGGADSEVTETTRRILLESAWFDPAAVRRTAKRLGLRTEASYRFERCTDIEGVETAADRAAELMANLAGGRVLRGCIDVYPGRRTMAAVPLRLKRLEELLGMTVGRAEVVGKLKALGVAVTPGPRGTLSAVPPSYRPDLTREIDFIEEVVRLIGYDNVPTTFPSGALTDAAGSGNERTFREIRRYVAGQGLHEAVFLAFASAETNRLFPGIDPEPRAVRIVNPLTQDDTELRRSLCGQLVRAVRDNLAYGATRVALFSIGKVFWRDDEFREAWRVAGVVCRGFPGTGLGRRDEVELVDIKGVVDGLCEHLGVPAMTWQVESDRPAFHPGQTAAVIGPHGGTVGIAGALHPGVQDALDVGPRCWLFELDLTALLQYFPPRVKFAELPRFPAVVRDVAFVVDDDFASDRLTRFLRGGAGAGDLVEEVLLFDQYVGAPIPSGKKSLAYTVSYRAADRTLTDAEVSEVHARLIAAAVEALHVDLR, from the coding sequence ATGCGAGTCACCTGCAACTGGCTGGCAGAGTTCGTGGCGATGGAGTGGCCGCTCGATCGGCTCACGGATCGCCTGACGACGGCGGGCTTCGAGGTCGAGGCGGTCGAAGCCTGGGGGCGCGATCTGCCTGACGTCGTCTGCGTCGAGGTGGTGCGTGTCGAACCGCATCCGCGCGCGGAGGGGCTCAGTGTGTGCGCCGTGCGGGCGGACGACGCGACGCTGCACACGGTGGTGTGCGGGGCGCCGAACGTGCGGGTCGGAATGCGGGTGCCGTGGGCGCGGCCCGGGGCGATGCTGCCGGACGGCAGGCCGGTTGCCGCGTTGGAGGTACATGGCTTCGCCTCGGCCGGGATGTTGTGCTCCGAGGCGGAGTTGGGGTTGGGCGGCGACGCCCGCGGTCTGCTCGTTCTCCCGGACGACGCCCGGCCGGGTCGGTCGGTCACCGCCGCGCTCGGGATCGAAGACACCGTTCTCGATATCGCCATCACGCCCAACCGCGGCGATTGCCTGAGCATTGTGGGCCTGGCCCGGGAGATCGCCGCGCTGACCGGACAGAGACCGGTCCGGCCGCGCGTACGCGTGTCGGAAAGCGATCCCGGGGCGGTGACGCTGGCGACGATTCAGATTGCCGACGCGGACCTCTGCGGCCGGTATGTCGGGCGGGTGGTCGCGGACGTCGGCATCGGGCCGGCGCCGTTGCGCATGCAGGCGCGGTTGCGGGCCGTGGGCGTGCGTCCGATCAACAACGTCGTCGACGTGACGAATTACGTGATGATCGAACGCGGGCAGCCCCTGCATGCCTTCGATTACGACCGCCTGCCGCGCCCGGAGATCGTCGTGCGCCGCGCTGGCCAGGCGGGAACGTTCACGACCCTCGACGGCCACGCGCGGGCTTTGCTGCCGAACGATCTGCTCATCACCAGCGGCGGCGAGACGGTGGCAATAGCCGGGATCATGGGCGGCGCCGACAGCGAGGTTACCGAAACGACGCGCCGGATCCTGCTGGAAAGCGCCTGGTTCGACCCCGCCGCCGTCCGGCGCACGGCCAAGCGGCTCGGGTTGCGCACCGAAGCCTCGTACCGGTTCGAGCGCTGCACCGACATCGAAGGGGTGGAAACGGCCGCGGACCGGGCGGCGGAGCTGATGGCGAATCTAGCGGGCGGGCGGGTGCTGCGCGGTTGCATCGACGTTTACCCGGGGCGCCGCACCATGGCGGCCGTGCCGCTGCGGTTGAAGCGTCTGGAGGAGTTGCTCGGAATGACGGTCGGCCGGGCCGAGGTGGTGGGCAAGCTGAAGGCTCTTGGCGTAGCGGTGACGCCGGGGCCTCGCGGTACGCTGTCCGCCGTGCCGCCATCGTATCGACCCGACCTGACCCGCGAGATCGATTTTATTGAGGAGGTGGTGCGCCTCATCGGGTACGACAACGTACCGACGACGTTCCCAAGTGGGGCGCTGACGGACGCTGCCGGCAGCGGCAACGAACGAACTTTCCGCGAGATCCGGCGGTACGTGGCCGGCCAGGGCCTGCACGAAGCGGTGTTTCTGGCGTTCGCCTCGGCAGAGACGAACCGGCTCTTTCCGGGCATTGATCCGGAGCCCCGGGCGGTGAGGATCGTCAACCCCCTCACCCAGGACGACACCGAGTTGCGCCGGAGCTTGTGCGGCCAGTTGGTGAGGGCGGTGCGCGACAATCTGGCGTACGGTGCGACTCGCGTGGCGCTGTTTTCCATCGGCAAGGTATTCTGGCGCGACGACGAGTTCCGCGAAGCCTGGCGCGTTGCCGGGGTGGTCTGCCGCGGCTTCCCCGGTACCGGCCTGGGCCGCCGCGACGAAGTCGAGCTGGTCGACATCAAGGGCGTTGTAGACGGCCTCTGCGAGCATCTCGGGGTCCCGGCAATGACCTGGCAGGTTGAGTCCGACCGGCCCGCCTTTCATCCCGGTCAGACGGCGGCGGTGATCGGGCCACATGGCGGGACGGTGGGCATCGCCGGCGCCCTGCATCCCGGCGTTCAAGACGCCCTCGATGTCGGGCCGCGCTGCTGGCTCTTCGAACTTGACTTGACCGCACTGCTCCAGTATTTTCCGCCCCGCGTGAAGTTCGCGGAACTTCCACGATTTCCAGCAGTTGTGCGTGATGTGGCCTTCGTTGTGGATGATGACTTCGCCTCCGATCGGCTGACGCGGTTTCTGCGCGGCGGTGCGGGAGCGGGGGACTTGGTGGAAGAGGTGCTGTTGTTCGATCAGTACGTTGGGGCGCCGATTCCGAGCGGGAAGAAGAGTCTGGCCTATACCGTGTCGTATCGGGCCGCGGACCGGACGTTGACCGATGCCGAGGTGAGTGAGGTGCACGCGCGGTTGATTGCTGCGGCGGTGGAGGCGTTGCACGTGGATCTGCGTTAG
- the thrS gene encoding threonine--tRNA ligase, with product MAQITITTPDGNRHATAAGTPVVAALKAAGALSGRVVAATVNGRRVDLSYPLVEDAEIAAIPADSPAGLEVLRHSTAHLMAQAVQRLFPNVQVTIGPVIENGFYYDFKRDTPFTPEDLERIEAAMREIVKADLKVTREEMPREQAIARFREMGEQYKVEILEGIPEAVVSLYRQGDWVDLCRGPHVPSTGKLGAFKLTSVAGAYWRGDERNEMLQRIYGTAWATRADLEAYLERLEQARQRDHRRLGQVLDLFSLHPIAPGSPFFHPRGTVLYNVLVDFVRGLYGRYGYTEVITPLIYKTELWKTSGHYDAFREDMFLMQVDEQEYGVKPMNCPGHCYLFGTRKHSYRDLPVRYADFSRLHRFEPSGTLTGLTRVRSMVQDDAHIYCTPEQTDIELERFVAMVREVYGAFGFDRIEVTLQTRPEKFLGRIELWDAAEAALRRALEQAGFAVTVLPGEGAFYGPKIGFDFRDVLERSWTLATVQIDCAMPERFALRYVTPEGTEAIPTMLHRAVLGSIERFIAILIEHTGGAFPLWLAPEQTRVLTLTERQETYGREVTERLRGAGLRAEIDDRNEKLGYKIREAQLQKVPYMAIVGDKEAANRTVAVRSRSGETPAPEPLEEFVARIAAEAAVPGKH from the coding sequence CCGGCACGCCGGTTGTTGCGGCCCTGAAGGCCGCCGGGGCGCTGTCCGGTCGGGTGGTTGCCGCGACCGTCAACGGTCGCAGGGTCGATCTTTCCTATCCGCTGGTCGAGGACGCGGAGATCGCCGCGATACCCGCCGATTCCCCGGCGGGCCTCGAAGTGCTGCGCCATTCCACCGCGCATCTCATGGCGCAGGCGGTACAACGCTTGTTCCCGAACGTGCAGGTGACCATCGGGCCGGTAATCGAGAACGGCTTCTACTACGACTTCAAGCGCGACACGCCGTTCACGCCGGAGGACCTCGAGCGCATCGAGGCGGCAATGCGCGAGATCGTCAAGGCCGACCTGAAGGTGACGCGCGAAGAAATGCCGCGCGAGCAGGCCATCGCTCGTTTCCGCGAGATGGGCGAGCAGTACAAGGTGGAGATCCTCGAAGGCATACCCGAGGCCGTGGTGTCGCTTTACCGCCAGGGCGACTGGGTCGATCTGTGCCGCGGGCCGCACGTTCCATCGACCGGTAAGCTCGGGGCGTTCAAACTCACCAGCGTCGCCGGGGCGTACTGGCGCGGCGACGAACGTAACGAGATGCTGCAACGCATCTACGGCACTGCCTGGGCTACGCGTGCCGACCTCGAGGCCTATCTGGAGCGGCTCGAACAGGCCCGGCAACGCGACCATCGCCGCCTGGGGCAGGTGTTGGACCTGTTCTCGCTGCACCCGATCGCTCCCGGATCGCCGTTCTTTCATCCGCGGGGCACCGTGCTGTACAACGTCCTCGTCGACTTCGTCCGCGGCCTCTACGGGCGATACGGCTACACCGAGGTGATCACGCCGCTCATCTACAAGACCGAGTTGTGGAAGACCTCGGGGCACTACGACGCCTTCCGTGAGGACATGTTCCTGATGCAGGTGGACGAGCAGGAGTACGGCGTCAAGCCGATGAACTGCCCCGGCCACTGCTACCTGTTTGGAACTCGCAAGCACTCGTACCGCGACCTGCCGGTGCGCTACGCCGACTTCAGCCGTCTGCACCGCTTCGAGCCCTCGGGCACCCTGACCGGACTGACCCGCGTGCGCTCGATGGTTCAGGACGACGCTCACATCTACTGCACGCCGGAGCAGACGGACATCGAGCTCGAGCGCTTTGTGGCCATGGTGCGGGAAGTGTACGGGGCATTCGGCTTCGACCGGATCGAGGTGACGCTGCAGACCCGGCCGGAGAAGTTCCTCGGTCGTATCGAACTCTGGGATGCCGCCGAGGCGGCTCTGCGGCGGGCCCTGGAGCAGGCCGGTTTCGCGGTAACCGTCTTACCGGGCGAGGGAGCTTTTTACGGTCCGAAGATCGGCTTCGATTTCCGTGATGTCCTGGAACGTTCGTGGACGCTGGCCACGGTGCAGATCGACTGCGCGATGCCTGAGCGCTTCGCCCTCCGTTACGTGACGCCGGAAGGCACGGAGGCGATTCCGACGATGCTCCACCGGGCGGTGCTCGGCTCGATCGAGCGGTTCATCGCCATTCTCATCGAGCACACCGGCGGCGCCTTCCCGTTATGGCTGGCGCCGGAGCAGACGCGAGTGCTGACCTTGACCGAGCGGCAGGAGACATACGGCCGGGAGGTGACCGAGCGTCTGCGGGGGGCCGGTCTGCGGGCCGAGATCGATGACCGCAACGAGAAACTCGGCTATAAGATCCGCGAGGCGCAGTTGCAGAAGGTTCCCTACATGGCGATCGTGGGCGACAAGGAGGCGGCAAACCGGACGGTGGCGGTGCGTAGCCGCAGCGGGGAAACTCCGGCGCCCGAGCCGCTGGAGGAGTTCGTTGCCCGCATTGCGGCGGAAGCCGCCGTGCCGGGCAAACACTGA
- the rpmI gene encoding 50S ribosomal protein L35 — MPKMKTSRGAAKRFKMTGTGKIRRRKAYLRHILTSKGRKRKRHLRQTGMVDATNERAIRLLLPYL, encoded by the coding sequence ATGCCGAAAATGAAGACCAGCCGCGGAGCCGCCAAGCGGTTCAAGATGACGGGAACGGGGAAGATCAGGCGCCGCAAGGCCTACCTGCGACACATCCTCACCTCGAAGGGCCGCAAGCGGAAACGTCACCTGCGCCAGACCGGCATGGTCGATGCGACCAACGAGCGGGCCATCCGTTTGCTGCTGCCGTATCTTTAG
- a CDS encoding integration host factor subunit alpha, producing MTKGDIVERIYEKIGFSKKEASEVVESVFEIIKNRLGRGEKVKISGFGNFVVNAKRPRKGRNPQTGDEITISGRRVLTFKASQVLKKTMNSEP from the coding sequence ATGACGAAGGGCGACATCGTCGAACGGATCTACGAAAAGATCGGTTTCTCCAAGAAAGAGGCCAGCGAAGTCGTCGAATCGGTGTTCGAGATCATCAAGAACCGCCTGGGGCGGGGAGAGAAGGTCAAGATCTCTGGCTTCGGGAACTTCGTCGTCAATGCCAAGCGTCCCCGTAAAGGTCGTAACCCGCAAACGGGAGACGAGATTACCATTTCCGGCCGTCGCGTGTTGACCTTCAAAGCCAGTCAGGTGCTCAAGAAGACGATGAACTCCGAACCTTAG
- a CDS encoding dipeptidase, protein MQRRSSGRVVGTLLAIVAALAVTILVGAGIFGPEVIERSANRVLVSPPYPVGKEARDLHDRMFVADLHADPLLWQRDLLVRGSFGHVDVPRLIEANVALQVFGVVTQVPYGINYERNAGDAFDVVSVLAVLQRWPVATWTSRTERAIYQAQKFTDVAARSGGRFRLIRRVEDLYAYLEDRTRDRQQTAGMLAIEGMQAIDGKLENVARLRAAGFRMMGIAHFFDNQVGGSAHGTERGGLTDLGRAAVREMQATGIAVDLAHASPQVFDEVAAMTTKPLVVSHAGVKGTCDSPRNLSDAQLRKVAATGGVVGIGYWDGAVCDPSLAGIVKAIRYAIGVAGPDHVGLGSDFDGATATPFDTTGVPRLTEALLQSGLSQQDVAKIMGANAFRVLRANLPSGIEASTLPPAAPSPTVKAAGGTGASRTP, encoded by the coding sequence ATGCAGCGCCGCTCATCGGGCCGAGTCGTCGGTACCCTGCTGGCGATTGTCGCCGCTCTGGCGGTCACGATCCTCGTCGGTGCCGGGATCTTCGGGCCCGAGGTCATAGAGCGCTCCGCCAATCGAGTGCTGGTGTCGCCGCCGTACCCGGTGGGCAAGGAGGCGCGGGACCTGCACGACCGCATGTTCGTTGCCGACCTGCACGCCGATCCGCTGCTGTGGCAGCGCGACCTGCTCGTGCGCGGGAGCTTCGGTCACGTCGACGTGCCGCGCTTGATCGAGGCCAACGTCGCCTTGCAGGTGTTCGGTGTGGTCACGCAGGTGCCCTACGGCATCAACTACGAGCGCAACGCCGGCGACGCCTTCGACGTGGTCAGTGTGCTCGCCGTCCTGCAGCGCTGGCCGGTGGCCACGTGGACGAGCCGCACGGAGCGGGCCATTTATCAGGCGCAGAAGTTCACGGACGTGGCAGCACGTTCGGGCGGGCGGTTCCGTCTCATCCGTCGGGTCGAGGACCTTTACGCGTATCTCGAGGATCGCACCCGCGACCGCCAGCAGACGGCGGGAATGCTGGCGATCGAGGGGATGCAGGCAATCGATGGCAAGCTCGAGAACGTGGCACGGCTGCGCGCGGCGGGATTTCGGATGATGGGCATCGCGCACTTCTTCGACAATCAGGTTGGCGGTTCGGCGCACGGTACCGAACGCGGCGGCCTGACCGACCTCGGCCGGGCCGCGGTGCGCGAGATGCAGGCAACCGGCATCGCCGTCGACCTCGCGCACGCGTCGCCGCAGGTGTTCGACGAGGTGGCGGCGATGACCACCAAGCCGCTTGTCGTCTCGCACGCGGGCGTCAAGGGGACGTGCGACTCGCCGCGCAACCTGAGCGACGCGCAGTTGCGCAAGGTGGCGGCGACGGGCGGGGTGGTCGGCATCGGATACTGGGATGGTGCGGTGTGCGATCCGTCGCTGGCAGGAATCGTCAAGGCGATCCGGTACGCGATCGGGGTGGCCGGGCCGGACCACGTCGGCCTGGGTTCCGACTTCGACGGCGCTACGGCCACGCCGTTCGATACCACGGGCGTGCCGCGGCTCACCGAGGCGCTCCTCCAATCGGGACTATCGCAGCAGGACGTGGCGAAGATCATGGGCGCCAACGCTTTCAGAGTCCTGCGCGCGAACCTGCCGAGCGGTATCGAGGCGTCGACGCTGCCGCCGGCTGCGCCGAGCCCCACGGTCAAGGCCGCCGGGGGCACCGGGGCGAGCCGGACACCGTGA